TGAAATGTGCCCAAGAGGACCGTCTGTCACAATTATGCCGCAGCAACTACAAACTGGTGCCACAATTTTTCAAGGACGATCGAGTTTAAACTAGGGAGAAAACCCAATCAACCCCATTATTCCGTATTTTGATGAAGCAGCTGAAGAAGGAAAAGCAAGTGCAGAATTGCCAAAACAATGAGAGGATAGGTATAGGTGGTTGGAAGAAAAGTTCAAAGCCTTGGAAAGCGCTGATAATAATCAGGGAATCGACGCTAAAGATCTAAGCTTGGTCCCAGATTTGGTACTACCTCCTAAATtcaagatgcctgaatttgagaaatataatggaacTAGCTGCCCCAAGGCCCACATCACTAAGTTCTGTAGAAGGATGACTGGCTACGTCAATAATGATCAGTTGTTAATCCACTGTTTTCAAGACAGTTTAGTAGGGGCAacatctaaatggtacaatcaattgagtcgtaCCAAAATaggttcatggagggacctagcacaggcattcatgaaGCAGTACAGCCATGTAACGGATATGACTCCCGATAGAATTACActgcaaaacatggagaagaaaccAAGTGAGAGTTTCAGACAGTACGCGTAAAGATGGAGGGAAGTTGCCATCCAAGTCCAACCACCGCTCTTAGAAAGAGAGACTACAATGCTCTTTATCAATACCTTGAAAGCCTCATTCATCACTCACATGCTAGGAAGTGCAACCAAAAGTTTCTTAGATATAGtaatgaatggtgaaatgattgagaatgccatCAGAAACGGGAAAATAGAAGCAGGAGAGAGCAACAAAAGGTCAGCCTcgagaaggaaagaaaatgaagtaaatAATGTAAATGCATACAATAAGTCAATTACAGTGAACCAGCCGAGGAAGGTGATTGTTGGTCAACAAGGTTCAACGAGACAAGAATCTGGTGGGAGGCAAGGTATCGAAAAGccccagttcacaccaattctgaTGTCATACAAAGAGCTATATCAGAATTTGTTTAACACACACGTAGTTTCTCCCCATTACTTGACCCCTTTGCAGCCCCCGTATCCCAAGTGGTACGATGCCAGCGCCTAATGTGATTACTATGCCGGAATTATAGGGCACTCAATAGAAAATTGCACTGCTTTCAAGAAGCTAATCGAAAAGTTTATTagcatgggtgttgtcaagtttgatgactcCCCTAACACAGAAAATCCGCTACCTAATCATACTGATAAGGGAGTGAACATGATGAGCGAAAGTAGGGGAGAAGAGGTCAAGAATGACATCGCTGAAGTAAAAACTCCATTGAAGTGGGTTTGGAGACAAATGGCGATGAGAGGGCTAGTTATTTCAAATTCTGAAGAAGGCTATGAGGCTGAAAACTATTGCGAATTCCACCATGAGGTAGGACATGAAATTCAATAGTGTGAGGATTCAGGGCTTTGGTCCAGAGCATGATGGACAACAAGGAGATGaggttttatgaaaaaatagaGGGTAAAGGAAATATTTGCGCATCAGAGTTGGAAGCAAAGACTACAGGGACGAATCATCCTGTGGTCATCATTTCACGCCCTCAGAGCGATGGGTCTAGGGTCCAGACGACACCAAAATTTGTAATCCATAAACCATCAAACTTCCCATACAAGGATGACAAAATGGTACCGTGGAGTTATGGATGTAACGTGACAATCTTGGAAAAAGAAGCAGAAAGAAATCAGGAAGTAGGTTCTTACACATGCAATGGGAAACGCTATGACGCTCAGGCAGAACCGTTAAGAGAAGAGAATTGGAAGAAAGagcaaaagaaaggaaaggtcGTTGAGCCATCGGTTAATAAGCCGGTGAAAAAAGATGAGGCAAaggaatttttaaagtttttaaaacataGCGAATATAGTGTTGTGGAACAGCTACGCAAACAGCCAACCCGCATTTCTATATTGGCTTTGCTCTTAAGTTCAGAAGCACATCGAAATGCACTATTGAAAGTATTAAATGAAACATACGTGGCGGAAGACATTTCGGTGAACAAGTTGGATCGGTTGGCCAGCAATATAAATgctgacaattttatcttcttcagtGATGACGAAATACCATCTGGAGGAAGAGGTTCCACTAAAGCCTTGCATGTCACTGCCCGATGCGAAGGGTACATACTCCCGGGGATCCTGATTGATAACGGGTCTGCACTGAGCGTATTACCTTTATCTATTCTTAGCCGGTTATCAGTAGACAGTTCCCATATAAAAACGAGCCAGAGcatagtaagggcatttgatggaacaGAAAAGAGGGTTATGGGGAGAATTGAGGTACCGTTAAGGATTGGCCCAATTACTTATGATGTGGACTTCTTGGGGATAGATATTAAGCCTTCCTACAACTGTTTATTGGGAAGGCCATGGATACACTCAGTTGGGGTAGTACCTTCATCACTACACCAGAAGGTGAAGATAGTATCAGAGGGTCGGTTGATCACCATAAATGTGGAGGAAGATATCATCGCGACAGTAACTGGCGATGCACCTTACGTGGAGATTGATGATGAGGCAGTGGAATGCTCTTTTCAGTCTTTAGAATTTGTAAACGCGATGTTCATTGCTGAAAGAAGCAGAGTTCCTGTACCAAAAATATCCAAGACCGCTGAGATGGGGCTGCAATTGATGATTGGAAGAGGGGCTGCACCCGGAAAAGGATTGGGAAAGTATCTTCAAGGAAAGATTGAAGCACCGATGCTGAAGGAAAATTTTGACAGTtatggcttaggatacaagctaGACATGAAGCAGAAGAAGAAATAGGTAGAAAAAAGACAAGAGAGAAAAAGGGCACGTGTAAGCGGAAAAGAGGTCAAGTGGGAGCCTATGTCCTTTCCCCACATATTTACATCTTTTGTATCGGGTGGATTTATTCATCCTGAACGTGGGGTGCCCAGAAGCGAAGACATTGGAATGTTCATATGAATGCTATAGAAACATCTGAGAAAAAGAGCCTCATTGGAGATCTATCCTTATGAACCTGGAAGCGAGCTAAACAACTGGACTGTGGAAGAAATCCCTATAGTCTTTAGGGCTTATTCAGAGTAATGCTCAGAAAattcttgttgttttagcctggAAATGACAGGAAAtcttttgtgaaaaaggcttgAGTCTGAACATCGttattctaatgaaatacatctttacaTTCATATTcgagtaattattctttttctttttatacaaataagcactttctaattgattgtcctgcaaataattctttcatttataacCTTATTGTATAAATAGtcattcataaattcatatattcttgGTATGTTCTTTGATATGCCCTCataggtcctcagatatcaacgacatgaatgaCGCTGTTTCAAACACAAAGCTTCTTTTTGatcaagacatgtgtttagagggttctcacgactttgaagatgacaaaGACTGTAGTATATCTCCAGACTTGCCGAGAATGTAGAACAAGAGGATGAGCAGATCCTACCTTATAGGGAATCATTAGAAATCGTGAGCCTAGAGAAGGGAaaggaggtgaaaattggaactgaaatcACCACAAAGACAAGACAAGGCCTCATTGAATTGCTGTGAGAATTCCAAGATGttttcgcatggtcataccaagatatgccctGGCTAAGCACTAGTATAGTGGTACATCGTCTGCCCATAAAAGAAGATTGTAAAccagttcagcagaagctcagGAGGATGAGACCTGATgttgtgctaaaaataaaagaagaggtcaaAAGGCAGTTCGATGCTGAGTTCTTATAGGAGATCAAATATTCAGATTGGGTAGCTAACATCGTCCCCGTTCCCAAGAAAGACGGAAAGGTATGGATGTGCATGGATTACAGGGATTTGAATAAGGCTAGTCTGAAGAACAATTTTCCGTTGCCTCACATTGATACTTTGGTAGACAATACGGCGGGATACTCACTATTctctttcatggatggcttttctggatacaatcaaataaagatgcaccctgaagatatgggaaagacaACATTCATTACATTATGGGGAAcgttttgttacaaagtaatgCCTTTCGAATTgaagaatgcgggagcaacatatcaaagGGCTATGGTGAccttgtttcatgacatgatacTTAAGGAGGTCgaagtctatgttgatgatatgattgccaaatctaAAACTGAAGAAGAGCATGTTCAAGTCTTGAAGAGATTATTTTTGAGATTAAGGaaatttcagctcaagcttaacCCTGCAAAATGCACGTTTGGAGCCAGATCAGGGAAGTTATTAGGCTTCATAGTTAGTAAGAAGGGGATTGAGGTGGACCCTGACAAAGTAAAAGCAATCCGAGAATTGCCCCCTCCGCGCACTCAAAAGGAAGTCCGAAGTTTCCTAggaagattgaattacattgctcgattcattGCACAATTGACGGAGAAATGTGATCCAGTATTCTGTCTTTTAAAGAAGCATAACCCGGGTGATTAGGATAAGGAATGTCAGCAggcttttgacaagataaagCAATATTTGGCTAATACTCCCGTATTATCACCGCCAAGTCCGGATAGGCCATTGATATTGTATCTAATAGTGTTTGAgaattccatgggatgtgtaTTGGGCCAACACGATGAAatgggaaagaaagaaagggcaatatattatctcagcaagaaattcactggtGGTGAAATGAGATACTCGTCAATCGAGAAGTTGTGCTGTGCTTTAATCTGGGCAACACGAAGACTAAGGCAgtatatgttgtatcatacgacttggctggTTTCAAGGTTGGAtcctttaaaatatatgatggaATCAACTGCTTTAAATGGGAGGATGGCTAGATGACAAATCCTGCTCTCTGAATTTGATATAGTATAcgtaagtcagaaggccataAAGGGAAGTGCAATAGCTGATTTCCTGGCTAGTAGGGCCTTGGAGGATTATGAGCCTTTGAACTTCAATTTTCCAAACgaggatttgatgtatgtggcaagcACTGAAGAAAATCCTCGAAGAGATCACGAGTGGAGGTTAAATTTCGACGGAGCTTCGAACGTTATGGGTAATGGAgttggggcagtcttggtatccccGAATGGAGATCATTACCCTGTGGCTAGCAAGTTGGtctttgattgcacaaataatatggcagaatatgaagcgtGTATTATGGGCATTCGCGCAGCCATCGAGCGGAACATCAAAGTGCTTAAAGTATATGGAGATTCCGCgttggtgatataccaactcaaaggagaATGGAAAACCAGAGACCCTAAATTGATCAATTATAAAAGAACTGGTTCTTGAAATGATTGACGGGATTGATGACATCACCTTcagttatctcccacgagaggAAAACCAAATGGCTGATGCATTGGCTACTCTAGCTTCGATGATTCAGGTGAACAGGCTTGAAGTAATGAAGCCTATTCAAATGAGTATCTATGAAACCCCAGCTCATTGCTACAATATCGAGGGGGAGGGAAAAGATGATCACCCTTGGTATCAGAATATTCTacaatatgtgaagaatcgggAGTACCCTAGCCAGGCAACAGAGAACGACAAGAGAACTCTGAGAAGAATAGCCATCGAATATGTCTTAGACGGGGAAGTGCTATACAAAAGAAGgaaagatcaagtactgttaagatgtgtggacgccGTGGAAGCTAAGAAAATCTTggaggaagtccatgagggtatctGTGGGACACACACCAATGGCTTCACCATGgccagacagatcatgagatttggatactATTGGTCCACTATGGAAAGGGATTACATtaattatgccaagaagtgccataaatgtcagATTTATGGGGATAAGATGCATGCTTCCCCTTCGCCACTTCATGTTATGACCTCTCCATGGCCGttttccatgtggggtatggatgtcattgggccgatatcgtcgaaggcttctaatgggcatcgcttcatcttcgtagtcattgattacttcaccaaGTGGGTAGAAGTTGCTTCATACgccaatgtcacgaagtcagcagtcagtaaattcttaaaaaaagagattattttcgatatggaatgcctgagagaatcatatccgacaatgcgttgaatttgaataatagaaCAATAGCTGAGGTTTGCAGCCAATTTAAGATCAAGCATCATAACTCATCGccgtatcgtccaaaaatgaatggcgcAGTGGAAGCAgccaataagaatattaaaagaattgtggggaaaatgactaagacttacaaagattggcatgagaagttatcaTTTGCCCTCCTGGCCTATCGAACATCTGTTAGAACTTCTACCGGGGCAACACATTTTCTctagtttatggaatggaggcagtactacccattgaagttgagatcCCCTCTCTACGGATATTATCTGAACTCCGGTTAGACGAAGCCGAGTGGGTCCAATCTCGTTATGATCAGCTGAACCTAATAGAAGAGAAGAGGTTGAGAGCCATTCACCATGGgcaaatgtaccagaaacgaatgatgcgagcctacgACAAAAAGGTTCGCCCCAGAGAATTTTGCGAAGGAGACTTGGTGCTaaaaaagatccttcctatgcaaaaggactttagaggaaaatggatgccaaattgggagggtccttatgttgtaaagaaggccttttctggTGGAGCTTTGATCctaagtgagatggatggtaaaagtCTGTCAAACCCCGTAAACGTACACTCCGTTAAAAGATACTTCACTTGATGGAAggggaccaaagtgaaaacccgaaaagggcactttgcttcctaaaaaaaaagagaagagataaAGATTTGAagagaccaaggtgaaaacccgcaaagggcgccttgagatcaaaggggatttgagtcgAAAACCTGAAATGGGCGACTCAAATATTGGTCAGAGAGGGGTTGGAActgttcaaattttgattaaggcacataatgatcttgctatacctgaaccAACAAGAAAAGGCATACGACATCTTTgagcatcgacagagtactgcagatctcctaaacacatgctAAACTCAGAATAGTCTCcagaagtttgtacagagaaattcaagctgcgataACTGGGGCACCTAGTTCTTATTGTATTGAATGTGTTAATACCTTTCTATTAACATACAAATTCTCAATCAACTTCTTTGTTATTCTTGTTTCCctattattgatattttatttctttcgagAACCAACATTTATCCATAGTCATAATCTTTCAGCAAACATGTtgtattagaataatgattaatgggcTACTAAACTTTCACAAAGTAAGTTTTGCACATTACTCTGAAAAAGTCTCTAAATAATACGGTAatctgaaacaggactattgtttagaacgaaCTAGGTTTAAAGGTCAGAAATCTAAAAAAACGTCTGATTTTAAACAATTCCTTCAGATTTTGTTGACAGAAGCGTCAATTGGATGAAATGTCAGCAATAATCGTGAGTTAGAAAAGAGAGATCTCCTTGGAGGAAAATTCTTCGTGCATAAGCATTTAATATGGAATCTTGAGAGTGGTATACCAAAAGGTTTACACGTTCGGTATCCTTCAATTGTGATAGAATATGAAGAAAGAACCAGAGTTCCCCACTTTTTGAGTTACACATTGAACACAACTCAAAGaattaaactttgaggtttatGGTGGAGGCAATTTGACTAAGTGATTCTTCAGAAAGGCCAGTCGAGCAAGAAGGTGTTGTACCAATGTCAgctttaataaacttcgagtaatgacgaCCTAAGTGGgatcattttgaaaaaataaaattctgcattcatgcaaacaccattcacacatgtctagttaggagcatttggtTCATTTCGATCATGTcgtcctaatcattaggcataattaggttcattatacaggtcatgttccccagagaacagatcagtgaagataatagatcttgccttcctgcgttaacagtggagcagatcgaagacaacaaatcttatcttccccaggagtagggaaacagatttaagccattaatcctatctccctaagcaatagtggagcggatcgaagacggcgaatctcattttccccaggagtagggaaacaAATTTAAGCCAttaattctatctccctaagcaatagtggagcggatcgaagacggcgaatcccATCTTCCCCAGGAGTAGCGAAACTGATTTAAGCCACTGGttctatctccctaagcaatagtggagcagatccaAAATGGCGAACCTTATCTTTCCCAAGAATAAGGAAACATATTTAAGCCACAAATACAACCTCACCGACATTGCGGTACCAACTcttacctctgaagatgcagtaggtaggaagaagagcaccaaggtccaagcatgaccgggcaaaattggtcctctttagtctttgctctattcttgttacacgacaatgagcaaagaggggcagctgtaatggCCCAATATTGCCCGgaccaataataaaaaataataaaataaaaatagtccaaaaaaaACATAGTGTCCAGATTACAAAACTAATACCCAAAATACAAAGGCCCGAAATACAAACTAAATATAATAAGCCCAATTTCTAATTACAAGGGCCCAGGTCCCTAGCCCGATTATAAAAGCCCAAGTAACCAGTCCGATAGCCCTTGGAACCCTAGCAGACGCCTCATTTCATGAATGACTCTACTGTTCGCGTGCCAAGCCTCAGCCGCCTCGAGCCGAGCCGCCACCGCCTCCATCACTTTGACTGACGCAGACCAGACTGCAAGAGACGCACAAAAGCAAGCAAAAGCAGACGCAAAGCGGAGAGAGAGAGAAGGAAGAAATACGATTGCGGGgaggattttatttttcttttctttttcttttcattttttcgtAAAGGGCATTATAAAAGCCCAAGAAGGTTGTAAAAGCGGTGACGATtgataatacaaaaaaaagcgAAAAAGGTGATTTTCgtattcatcttcttccttgttGTTCTTCTAcatagtttttatttcttttcttttttcttttgtgtgttTACTAAGGAAAATAAAAGCGATGAAAGAGTCGGCATACCTCATGATTGGACCGATCGCCCTTTCTCCGTCGTCATCGGGGTTAAGGGCATGGTTCAAGAGTCTCTAAACGAGGTAGTGAACCGTAGTCTTGGCGCCGAGAGAGAGGAGAGAtctagtttaaaataaaaaagaaaaatggttgttagggttttgttaagcttgttttagttttaatcataGGACCAAACATCGCCGTTTGTTCTTTGGTGTGGTAGCTTCAAAGCGGCGTCGTCGATCACCCCGACCAGCGGTGACCCGAccagggaaggatccgcgcattttggGTCTGAGGGATTTTTTGCATTTAGTCCCTCTTTTCATGGTGCATTCAAATAAGCTTTCATACATCGTTTAATCTTGGCCGTGcattttgttttcattcattTGGTCCATTTCATAACGCTACGTTTGGGGGCGAGATATTTCCCAATCGGGCTCCCCATGTAATGTGCGTGTTAAGCATGGTCCTTCGCTTTTCTTTAATTCCAATTGCATACTGTTAATTCGATTttgtttatgatttaatccctttattattcattttctttattttcttatttagaaaTCTACTATTAATTtcctattatttttatgtttgttttctataaatataatcaacctatatttttataaagagataattaataataatactttataCTATTATATGATATAGATTTTTCTCatgtgcgtatatatatatataatataaacttcaaaatttttaacaataatgctgtatatttttatacgtatacatatagtattttaataatatatttacatatataacaatatattgttatttattccaaatgatgaaatattttatgcaaaagctttgttctttttaagtttgttatttcattttatttatttaacttttatatatattactattaaGTATATACTATTAATTCTACTaagttttatttacataaattagaatgtatatattaatttcaagttgtttgcttttatttttactacgtttttatttcttttttaaaagtccttcattaaaactatttcaaaccttttatttttttatatatatcctTACCAAATTGTATTaaacatttgtattatttgttgTTATCATTCTTTGTTCCTTTACTTTCTATTGCATTGTTTTTTGTTAGTTTACTATCGATCATGAATTTATGGGATACTTAAATTTTATGACCGTTTGTATAATGATTAAAGTTGATGTTTGCATTTGCCTACCACTTGCTTAATTGTTGttagtttaaatttagattGAATTTCGTACTTTGCGTTGCATATATTGTTATCCAATCATGGTCCTTTTGCTAgaatgttattttataaagGCACTATagttatttaattcctaaaaggTTGATGTTCATAAATTCTCGAAAGAATCGTGCCTTAACTTACTAGGTTACGGTTCTTCTCGATAAATTTAGATAGTcaagaattcaatttattaaaaccattcaatttttaaattaagcattaaggatttcaaaatgtcggatcctaacttactggatgtgataTTCTGTTATCCGTTTTTTTTATGGCattgtttgatgtttaagaacatcaagaaatagaaacctaacttactggattctaaCTTTCTCGTTCGACTTAAATGATTGAACAACCTTTTTTAAAATGCGTGAATTTGAAAGCAAGAAGACATACTTAATTTCGATAAATGAACTGTCacactctaactcactgagtgtagCAATTTATTCAAAACGAGTCCATCTTGCTATTCAATTCAgtctattcaaattttcttttcaaaggatcgtattttaaaatcttttcaaaattttgacattaagacattaaacaatcaatttggtactaattttgggcgtcacgagggtgctaacccttcctctggcgtaaccgactcccgaacctgttttctcaaaattcgcagacctaaaattatttttaatggcgaaccgatcacaccttaataaaagagcggtggcgactcccagttttcattttcaaaaatcgatacccaatttttcaaactaaaaaaaaatggtttcgacaacaatttaattccatttttcacaatttccaTAAAGcttcacattttattcaatttagaccttaaaactgaaattatcatatctttcacatttaagccccATTTTTCAATCTAATTTCAATCGCGTCCTTCTACAGCTCTCTAATATCTATAATTACAGaaattttatgtcaattttaaaatattttcaatttagtctctatactcaaaactaacaacttttactttacaaattagtcattaatCATATCTAAACTTACAATCAAACCATTTAAcaccaaaagcttcaaaaatcatcaatggtaaTATTTcaatgtaacagcccattttttagtggttcaaaatagtggtttcggggtcACCAAATCCGtcaagtttgtaaatattatatttaatatttacgagttaattgtgattttaaaaaggtttttgatatagtgatttttgttgtataaatgatttattaagttcaagtggttttagaaaatgaggtatcaggacctcgtttctataaatcgagctgtaaatattttttataaatatttaaggagtGTAATTAAGGTGGTAGTAAagtttttttggaaaattttatcgtttcaatacttaattaagcaaaaggactaaatcgtgtaaagtgaaaaagttgtttctataagctaaaggtattaaatagctatagaactttaatgTGGTAGTCCTTATATGATAAATAGCCAATTAAAGGTGATAGTAGATGTGAATGGCTTGGCAttagtgtaatttttaaagttaggtaactgtaaaatagtaatttgattattaaattaaataaaataaaaaccaaaatgttATATCATCATTTTGGTGTCTTCTTCACGcatgaaaagaagaaagaagccATGGCTATGGAAGCTTAGTTCAGCCATGTTTTATTCTTTGCATGTAAGCCCCTAAGCTATcagtttcttgtaatttttatatttttgagatcgttgcaactaggtccagctagcccataccttcgattttgaaactgttaaagattttgaatgtttccatttacgaatcttgtgattttttatgttagatgatgaatttggaatgttgatttatatttaaaaagtattttgttaagtgattttgatgactTTTTCTATTAAGGACTAATtcgttaaattaataaaagtacaaggatttaatgtgaaattgttgcataaaTGAGTTTTTTTGGATACCATGAGCATTTTAATAAGCTAAATTCTGGGTGAatatggttaatttgcatgttttgggatcagggactaaattgaataaaagtaaaactttttaggtaattttgtaaaaatttcaaaaatgaccaaattgcatgaaatgaattgttttattgtctaaattaatatattgaatgaaattattaatttagatcaagatcgggtggaaaatcaaggaaaatggaaaattaccaaaatgcccttgaactttggtatttctgcaatttagccaggtaagttcgtatgaactatactatgtatattgttgattaaattgaatgttattatatgaattttattgaaaatgaaacgatatatatttgttattataccatttAGATTATAATGAAACGAGGATAATTCAAAGATGTACAAAGAATACCgggccccgtttgaaccttagaaattcataggatacaaatgacatgtcattagggttatcaattccagctcttatgagcttaccgatactTAGCTTGTACAAGCTTACCGTTATTCAGCTCGGAAGAGCTTACCGTTTATaactcgtatgagcatacatgtactgaaattgatggattacagtttAGTATatctcgtgtgtactacccgcgtatctaacgatattctaagtggttcaatgaGCACAATTCTGTTACGAGATGATATGAGTTTGATACGAACTAATataggtatatacatgaaatacatggaaatgatggtacatgatacattgataaattgtaatggatgatatatgtatatgatgaaATGGTAAGataatgatatgtatcatgaaatgtacatatatgaatatctTTGATGTGTTGATACATGgtaattatgtaagttgagacgagtaataaactcaagtgtgacatgttgagaaaataaggttatcaatgttgaatttatatgaaatatgttcaagtatgctaacatgtgttgctatttgatgcttaggcaagtgccaagctgttggttgaatggtattatgtttacttataagtCGTACTGAAATGGAAAGtgctcaaataaaaatatacttgtACTCCTGAATAAGTggtaagttttaaattatgaaaattcttaagaaatggtttatcatgtgattaactctaaaagagctatgtttaaatgcactagcttgtggctatggttgatgataGACTTGTGTCTTGTgtattatgcatatgaaatggaACGATGAGTTAAATTGAtgatgttatttaagctaaagaaagtaaatgtaatgG
This genomic window from Gossypium raimondii isolate GPD5lz chromosome 10, ASM2569854v1, whole genome shotgun sequence contains:
- the LOC128033886 gene encoding uncharacterized protein LOC128033886, whose product is MDNKEMRFYEKIEGKGNICASELEAKTTGTNHPVVIISRPQSDGSRVQTTPKFVIHKPSNFPYKDDKMVPWSYGCNVTILEKEAERNQEVGSYTCNGKRYDAQAEPLREENWKKEQKKGKVVEPSVNKPVKKDEAKEFLKFLKHSEYSVVEQLRKQPTRISILALLLSSEAHRNALLKVLNETYVAEDISVNKLDRLASNINADNFIFFSDDEIPSGGRGSTKALHVTARCEGYILPGILIDNGSALSVLPLSILSRLSVDSSHIKTSQSIVRAFDGTEKRVMGRIEVPLRIGPITYDVDFLGIDIKPSYNCLLGRPWIHSVGVVPSSLHQKVKIVSEGRLITINVEEDIIATVTGDAPYVEIDDEAVECSFQSLEFVNAMFIAERSRVPVPKISKTAEMGLQLMIGRGAAPGKGLGKYLQGKIEAPMLKENFDSYGLGYKLDMKQKKK